A region of the Leptospiraceae bacterium genome:
AATTATGCAAAGCATGGGTGACAAAAGACAAATACTATTGTGACTCAAGCGATGCTGATTGTAGAGGTATTGCGAGTAACGATTCCTATTATTGCAAATCAAGACAATGCAAAGCAATTGTGAAAAGAGATAAGTATTATTGTAATTAACGTGAGTTTGACGTAAGGATTTTTGTCTACCGTCACCTCGAACAGCTTCACCGTGAGAGGTCTATCTTGCTTAATACTATCGTAGTATTGTCAGATAGATTTCTCACATCCACTCATTTGCTTAGCTGCAAATCCAGCCGCCAAGCGATGTTCGAAATGACAGTATAATTCTTATATCAAACTCATGTTAATTACTCAACTCGCGCAAGGTGAGTAATTAAAACTTATTTCAATCTATTTTTAATCTCTATCAAGAAAGGCACGAACTTATCTAGTATCTCTGGTAGTTCGTATTCTAGAATATCTCCAGCGGTTACTATGTCTTTATCCGCTAAAGCTTTTTCTATTTGGGAAAGTTTTTCAGTCAATAGATTGTTTGTTGTAAATAAAGTCTCACCGTTAATCTGAATGTCTTCTACTTTTACATCGTTTCCGCGGCTACCGACAGAAATTAGTCCAGATATCATTACATGTAGTCGTCCAGTAGAATGAGATAGTAATTCAGTGGCTAAGTGATCTTTGCCGGATTGAAAGTTTTCATTGACGCGAACGAATTCTTTTTTTAAGACTTCCATATGCTCGCCATAGGTAGTAAGAATTTCTTTTACTGTTTCTGTGTCAATGTTTAAGAGTGTTACCCGATTGAGTAAGTCCATTGTGAATAGTTTTAGGTCTCGGAGATTTTCGAGGTAATCTTCGATTAGCTTCACTGAATCTAATTTATTGCTCGGATCTACTGCTTTCGCAATGATCTCGAGCATGTTCTTATCTGAGCCGTGGGGGATAATGCGTGTATAATCCAAACGAAGAAGAGTCTTTGCGGAGCTAAGAACAGTCTGAATCCAATTGAGTCCTTCTTTTAAATCATGAGATTCTTTTTGAGTAAGGGAGTCTCTTCCAAAAAGAGCGCTTCCTACATTATCAATGTATTTATCTAATTCAAGAAGGCTAGCGATTAGTATATCAATGTCTTCGCCAACATAGAAATCAAGTCTTTGCACATTGCTTATTTCTATTTCTTTTAACTGAGAAAGACTTTTCTCGACTCCGTCCACGAAACAATTTACTAAATACTTTCCACTTGATTCAATCCAAGAATTAATAGCATTGTATACTTCATCTACTGTTTTTTCTTGTTCAAGTTTTGTCTCTAAGACTTCTTCATTTAAATAAATAATCATAACTTTATCTATAGAATTTTAATAACGTATACTAGCAAATAAAAATTTTCGGGAATAACAAATCAATCATCCCCGCCTCGACGTTGAAAATTATTTTTTAGGTAGCTGCCAACTGCTTTGTTTTTGCCTACGCCTTGTTCCATGTTGAGATATTTCTGTTTTAATTTCTTTTCAAAGCTAACGAGATGGGATTCAAAGTCTTTCACCTTCTTGCTATTTTCAGAAATGGTAGACTCGGCTAATTTGATTTTACTCGTCACAAGTCCTGATGTTAATTGTGTGTATGGCTTTAAATGCTCCAAGATAGCAACACCTACTCCATCATCGACTCGGTTGTCGTTGTTGTTGTCAGAGGCAAATAGTTCACGAATCGATTCAGGATTATCATTGAGAGCAATGGACAGAGTCGATTCATCAATTTTAAGAAGTCCTTCTTGAATTTGTTTCCAATTGCTTCCTAGTTCCCCGGTAGAAATTCCAATATCAGAAAGGACTTTGTATCTTGGTTCAGCAGATGATGGATAAGACGCACTAGTCGCTGTCTTGAGTCCTGCCACTAAGCGGATAATAGCATTATCCCCTGCAAGGATTCCTGATTTAGTTTTATTTTTCCAATATTCTTCTGAAATATCTACTGCATTATTATCTTCTGCCGCTGTGCTTAGATCTACCTTTGCATCTTTGTTTGCTGTGCTTACTTCTTTTGAATACTTAATCAATTCATTGTATGCATCCACAAATTCTTTTATCATCACAACTCCCTTGTTTGTCTCAACGGAAATTTCCATTGTAATAGGTTGTGTTGTTTCTTTGATTAAGTTAAACGATACACCTTCAATTGCATCTTTGATATTCTCATTCGTGTCGCGTGTTACTTCGATTCCATCAATCTTAAAAAGAGCATTTTCTGCTGGCGCAATAATGTTGTTAATCGCTGCACCTTGTATTTCTCCAGGAACTACAAACTTGACTTCGGAGACAGTCATCTCTGCATCTCCCGTGTTTCCTAAAACGATTTTGGTAATTAGATTGTCTCTCGCAAAAGTCGCAACGGGGACTACATATTTTCCACCTTTTGCGGGAATGTTTTCGTATTTTAGTTTTTCTCCGTCTTTGGTTTCGTAATAAATTCCAATCGCTAAATAATCAGGAATAGTTCCAGTTGTCTTTTCTGGATAAAATTCTAAATAGGAAAGTTTCTCTATTCTAAATTTATCTACTGGGAATGCAAAGGCAGTATTTTGTTTAATCAACACTCCTCCATTCACTCCAGGTGTAGCGGCAAATTCAGGTTTTGCGTTATTGACAAATTTCTCCGGCTGATACGAAGTTTGTCCTTCTGCACTGAGTCGGATAGAACTGATCGTTGGTGCAGGCTCTGGCACGTTAGCTCCTACAATTCCAGCAGCCTGTAAAATTCCATTTGGATCTAGAAATTTCATCGCTGCTTCTTGTCCATACTGCAATGCATGAATAGAGAAAACCATATTGTCAGAATCTACTTTCATTAAGTTTGATTTGACAATCTGACTTCCGAAGTTTCTAATTTTTTCTTGTAAGTCTTCTAATTTTCCACCGGCAAAGTCAATGTCTATACGCTTGTCTTTGGAGATAATAGAGAATTGCCCCGCAGGCAGAGTTGTGTCCAGTTTAACTTTGCTACCTGCAATTTTTTGTTTGGAGGCGAGTTTCATAATTTCAATTTCTTGTTTTGCTGACTTAGCATTTCGATTGGCTTCGCCGGTAATATATCCTTCTTCGTTAGCAGAAACTTTCTTGGAAGAAAAAGGAGCAGTAAAAGATGTGAGGGCTTTTGTCTTGATTTGTAAGTTGAGTGTTAAATTTCTAAGCTCATTCCATGCCTTAATTTGAATTTTCTGGTATTCATTTTCTTTTTCCCACCTTTTAATGGGCTTTGCTTCTAATTCCAGAAGTTTACGGATTATGTCATTTGTGTTCTGACCAGAACTAAGTCCTGATATTGTGTATGCGGGCATAAGAAATTTTCTCCTACCAAAATATGTTCGTCTTATCAATAAAAAAGATTACTAATTTAGACCAAAAAAATACAATGGAAACATGGATAGATTGGATAGTTTAAATAACAAGGATATATTTTTTGAGCGAGAGCTCTCTTGGTTAGATTTTAATTTTAGAGTTTTAGAAGAGGCATGTGACCCTTCTAACCCGGTATTAGAAAGACTGAAATTTTTATGCATCACTGAATCGAATCTCGATGAATTTTTTATGGTTCGAGTCGCTGGTCTCCGAGATCAGATTAATTCAGGCATTGACGAAAAAAGTTTAAACGGAATGAGAAGCTCGGAAGTCATTCTAGAGATTTCCAAGAAGGTAAATATTTTCATCAAAAAGCAATACGAAGTCTTAGTTGAAAAAATTATCCCCGATCTAAAAGCAAATAAAATCAATATCATTAACAATGAAGCCGAACTCAAACCAACAGAGATTGCTTACATAAAAAAATATTACAAAGAAGAAGTATCCAGTATTCTTACTCCGCTTGCAATTGATCCATCTCATCCGTTTCCTCATCTACTCAATCGTTCTCTTAATCTTGCTATTACACTGACAGGAGATGAGGATAATACGCGTAATCTCTTTGCTATAGTGCAAGTGCCTTCTTTGTTACCGCGCTTTCTTGAATTGCCCTCTAGCGATGGAGATAGAAGATTTTTTCCTTTAGAGGGGATAATCACTCTTCACCTCTCGGATTTGTTTTATGGATTGACTGTTAAAGAAATTCATGCCTTTCGAATCATGCGAGATTCTGATCTTTCGATTCACGAAGAATTAGAAGGAAGTCTATTAACAAACGTAAAGAAAGAATTAAAGAATCGTTTTTGGGGAGACGCTGTAAGGTTAGATGTTCACAGTAAGATTCCAGAAAATCTAAAACAAATAGTGATGGAGCTTCTTAAAATTCAAGATCATGAAATGTATGAAATTCCGAGCTTCTTAAATCTTGGAGATTTAATGTATTTCTATGGAATCTCTGATACTGCTGCATTAAAATTTCCAGCAGTCCCGGTAAAGAATAAACTAAGTGAATACAGTCTGGATAAAATTTTTCAACTTATTCGCAAAGGCGATATTGTATTTCATCATCCCTATGATTCGTTTCAAGCTGTTGAGGATTTATTAAAATTTGCGAGTGAAGATCCAAAAGTTCTCGCTATCAAAATGACTCTCTATCGCACAAGTGGGGATTCTCCGATTATCCAATACTTAAAGCAAGCAGCGGAAAACGGTAAACAGGTCACAGTTCTTGTTGAATTAAAAGCTCGTTTTGATGAAGAGCGAAATATTATTTGGGCACAGAGATTAGAAGATTCAGGTGTTCACGTAGTATACGGAGTAATCGGTCTAAAGATTCATTGTAAAGTGTTACTGATTCTC
Encoded here:
- the ppk1 gene encoding polyphosphate kinase 1; this translates as MDRLDSLNNKDIFFERELSWLDFNFRVLEEACDPSNPVLERLKFLCITESNLDEFFMVRVAGLRDQINSGIDEKSLNGMRSSEVILEISKKVNIFIKKQYEVLVEKIIPDLKANKINIINNEAELKPTEIAYIKKYYKEEVSSILTPLAIDPSHPFPHLLNRSLNLAITLTGDEDNTRNLFAIVQVPSLLPRFLELPSSDGDRRFFPLEGIITLHLSDLFYGLTVKEIHAFRIMRDSDLSIHEELEGSLLTNVKKELKNRFWGDAVRLDVHSKIPENLKQIVMELLKIQDHEMYEIPSFLNLGDLMYFYGISDTAALKFPAVPVKNKLSEYSLDKIFQLIRKGDIVFHHPYDSFQAVEDLLKFASEDPKVLAIKMTLYRTSGDSPIIQYLKQAAENGKQVTVLVELKARFDEERNIIWAQRLEDSGVHVVYGVIGLKIHCKVLLILRRETDKLKRYVHLSTGNYNSATARYYTDLSLFTNNVSITEDIGTLFNALTSSAKMPKLSTISAAPLYLRDDILNLIWNEIENAKQGKPAAIFLKMNSLVDRELILALYEASGMGIKVDLVIRGICCLRPGIPGVSENIVVRSIIGRFLEHSRIFIFHNAGKPKVYLSSADCMPRNFFKRIEVMFPILDERIQNKIFKIIDIIMKDNVKARILGSDGIYRKLSPAEGEIPIDSQMELAKI
- the fliD gene encoding flagellar filament capping protein FliD, producing the protein MPAYTISGLSSGQNTNDIIRKLLELEAKPIKRWEKENEYQKIQIKAWNELRNLTLNLQIKTKALTSFTAPFSSKKVSANEEGYITGEANRNAKSAKQEIEIMKLASKQKIAGSKVKLDTTLPAGQFSIISKDKRIDIDFAGGKLEDLQEKIRNFGSQIVKSNLMKVDSDNMVFSIHALQYGQEAAMKFLDPNGILQAAGIVGANVPEPAPTISSIRLSAEGQTSYQPEKFVNNAKPEFAATPGVNGGVLIKQNTAFAFPVDKFRIEKLSYLEFYPEKTTGTIPDYLAIGIYYETKDGEKLKYENIPAKGGKYVVPVATFARDNLITKIVLGNTGDAEMTVSEVKFVVPGEIQGAAINNIIAPAENALFKIDGIEVTRDTNENIKDAIEGVSFNLIKETTQPITMEISVETNKGVVMIKEFVDAYNELIKYSKEVSTANKDAKVDLSTAAEDNNAVDISEEYWKNKTKSGILAGDNAIIRLVAGLKTATSASYPSSAEPRYKVLSDIGISTGELGSNWKQIQEGLLKIDESTLSIALNDNPESIRELFASDNNNDNRVDDGVGVAILEHLKPYTQLTSGLVTSKIKLAESTISENSKKVKDFESHLVSFEKKLKQKYLNMEQGVGKNKAVGSYLKNNFQRRGGDD